The Gemmata palustris genome includes a region encoding these proteins:
- a CDS encoding beta-ketoacyl-[acyl-carrier-protein] synthase family protein, with amino-acid sequence MRRRVVITGMGVISPLGHSVAELFAAQVAGRTAVGPIAHFDARTFPTTFASEVTDFDLAKFLPNADQFRNCGVNTKYALAAGRQALLDAGLLEMSGDRSRIGVYLGSGEGQENFEALTTSTSKATPQGERTANLREAAALLFKRLNGPQEAEAEMYAPSGYLADTFGLDGPFASCQTACAASSQAIGEATEMIRTNEADVMLAGGSHSMITPTGISGFNRLTALSQRNDSPKTASRPFDLTRDGFVIGEGAGLIVLEELEHAKARGANIVAELTGYGSTADAFRMTDPHPEGRGAIRCMAEALTDAGLNPTDIGYINAHGTSTQANDSAETAAIKSVFGDYAYKLPVSSSKSMLGHLIAAAGVVELIISMMALQKGVVPPTINLETPDPACDLDYVPHHAREVRFKHVLSNSFGFGGQNVALIASAFRG; translated from the coding sequence ATGCGCAGACGAGTGGTAATCACCGGGATGGGGGTCATCAGCCCGCTGGGACACAGCGTGGCTGAGTTGTTCGCGGCCCAAGTTGCGGGCCGAACAGCAGTTGGGCCGATCGCGCACTTCGACGCCCGCACGTTCCCGACCACGTTCGCTTCGGAAGTGACGGACTTCGACCTTGCGAAGTTTCTGCCGAACGCGGACCAGTTCCGCAACTGCGGCGTGAACACCAAGTACGCACTCGCGGCCGGCCGACAAGCACTCCTGGACGCCGGGCTTCTCGAAATGAGCGGCGATCGCTCACGGATAGGCGTTTATCTCGGCTCCGGGGAGGGTCAGGAGAACTTCGAGGCGCTCACCACCAGCACGTCGAAGGCGACCCCGCAAGGCGAACGTACTGCGAACCTGCGTGAAGCCGCGGCCCTGCTGTTTAAGCGACTCAACGGCCCGCAGGAAGCCGAAGCCGAGATGTACGCCCCGTCCGGCTACCTCGCCGACACGTTCGGCCTTGATGGGCCGTTCGCGTCCTGCCAGACTGCGTGTGCGGCAAGTTCACAGGCCATCGGCGAAGCGACGGAGATGATCCGCACGAACGAAGCGGATGTCATGCTCGCGGGCGGTTCGCACAGCATGATTACCCCCACGGGTATCAGCGGATTTAACCGGCTCACGGCGCTGTCGCAGCGCAACGACAGCCCCAAAACGGCGAGCCGCCCGTTCGACCTCACGCGCGACGGGTTCGTGATCGGCGAAGGCGCGGGCCTGATCGTGCTCGAAGAGTTGGAGCACGCGAAGGCGCGGGGTGCGAACATTGTTGCCGAGCTAACGGGTTACGGCTCGACGGCCGATGCCTTCCGAATGACCGACCCGCACCCGGAGGGGCGCGGGGCGATTCGGTGCATGGCCGAGGCGCTGACCGACGCCGGGTTGAACCCCACCGACATTGGTTACATCAACGCACACGGCACCAGCACGCAGGCCAACGACTCGGCCGAAACCGCCGCGATCAAGTCGGTGTTCGGTGATTACGCTTATAAATTGCCGGTCTCGAGCAGTAAGAGCATGCTCGGCCACCTGATCGCCGCCGCGGGCGTGGTCGAACTGATTATTTCGATGATGGCACTGCAGAAGGGCGTGGTCCCGCCGACGATCAACCTCGAAACGCCCGATCCCGCCTGCGATCTGGATTACGTCCCGCACCACGCCCGCGAGGTGCGATTCAAGCACGTGCTGTCCAACAGTTTCGGTTTCGGCGGGCAGAACGTCGCCCTGATTGCCAGCGCGTTCCGGGGTTGA
- a CDS encoding alpha/beta hydrolase produces MVVWFWIGIALFSFPFIAVGLGLAMAYLYVRWKYMGFLTRIFQEKPLFVVPRGEPDPHAEEATLPTIDGLALRGCYFRTTASQRRGVILFGLEFGSNRWACRQYCQALIGAGYDVFAVEPRNQGDSERDPNYEPLQWVTDRDVADMRVAVSYLRSRPDADPNGIGIFGISKGGSTGLLIAASDPWVKCVATDGMYGTHTTMVPYMQRWIQIYSGNRRIQKVLPGWFYGMVGTVGVKRVARNRGVTYPSVEKAATKLNRPLLMIHGEGDTYIKPEMAASLFARASGTKKLWLVPKAKHNQALHIAGDEYNRTVVEFFDRHLAEESQELVPVG; encoded by the coding sequence GTGGTTGTTTGGTTCTGGATCGGCATTGCGTTGTTTTCCTTCCCCTTCATTGCGGTGGGGTTGGGACTGGCGATGGCGTATCTGTACGTCCGCTGGAAGTACATGGGGTTCCTGACGCGCATCTTTCAGGAAAAGCCCCTGTTCGTCGTTCCCCGGGGCGAGCCGGACCCGCACGCCGAAGAAGCCACCCTTCCGACCATTGACGGACTGGCCCTCCGCGGCTGCTACTTCCGCACGACCGCATCGCAGCGCCGCGGGGTGATCCTGTTCGGCCTGGAATTCGGGTCGAACCGGTGGGCGTGCCGGCAATACTGCCAGGCCCTCATCGGAGCGGGCTACGACGTGTTCGCGGTCGAACCACGGAACCAGGGCGATAGCGAGCGCGACCCGAACTACGAACCGCTCCAGTGGGTGACCGACCGGGACGTGGCCGACATGCGGGTCGCGGTCTCGTACCTCCGCTCGCGCCCCGACGCGGACCCGAACGGCATCGGCATCTTCGGCATCAGCAAGGGCGGGAGCACCGGTCTACTGATCGCGGCGTCCGACCCGTGGGTGAAGTGCGTCGCGACCGACGGCATGTACGGGACGCACACCACGATGGTGCCGTACATGCAGCGCTGGATTCAGATCTACAGCGGCAACCGCCGCATCCAGAAGGTTCTGCCGGGCTGGTTCTACGGCATGGTCGGCACCGTGGGCGTGAAGCGCGTGGCGCGGAACCGCGGGGTGACGTACCCGAGCGTGGAAAAGGCCGCGACCAAGTTGAACCGGCCCCTCCTGATGATTCACGGCGAGGGCGACACGTACATCAAGCCCGAAATGGCCGCGTCGCTCTTCGCGCGGGCGTCGGGCACGAAGAAACTGTGGTTGGTACCCAAGGCGAAACACAACCAGGCACTGCACATTGCCGGGGACGAGTACAACCGCACGGTGGTGGAGTTCTTCGACCGCCACCTGGCCGAAGAGAGCCAAGAACTGGTGCCAGTGGGGTGA
- a CDS encoding GH3 auxin-responsive promoter family protein codes for MSVKRFLLVRLGRLLTYPVRKQLRQFEIACENPEAVQAALLFNILRTQADTQFGHDHKFGAITSVAEYRNNVPVAPYEYVAPYIEKVQTGDTRALLADPRVLMFALTSGTTASRKLIPVTDAYLAAYRRGWNMWGVKMYRDNRGRRIAMRPIVQLGGDPEEFRTPSGIPCGNLSGYTAMVQRRLIKWMYTVPHVTGKIKDAKARYYVALRFSIGRNVSQLMAANPSTLVQLARTLDAEKESLLRDLHNGTLRDDLDISPEIRAYLAPRAKKNPARANELSTIAGKLGRLYPMDVWPTEATVINTWTGGSMGPYLRQLPQYYGEPPVHDLGLLASEGRFTIPLSGGTASGVLDIWSHYFEFIPEGEIDSPQPTVLGAHELREGGSYFILPTTAYGLYRYHISDLVRVTGFQGKTPLVEFLGKGNRFANLTGEKLSEYHVTKAMDAVAQRINQPITAYSVSPVWDEKQPYYAIFLEEPDVANEPVLKHFLAEFDKQLGVENVEYAAKRESGRLGPLRAMVIAAGTWAKWDRDRLSQTGGSPEQYKHPCLIGDLKFRDTMTVLREVV; via the coding sequence ATGTCAGTGAAACGCTTTTTGCTCGTTCGCCTCGGCCGGTTGCTGACGTACCCGGTGCGGAAGCAGTTGCGGCAGTTTGAAATCGCGTGCGAGAACCCCGAAGCGGTCCAGGCCGCGCTCCTCTTCAACATCCTCCGCACCCAAGCCGACACGCAGTTCGGGCACGACCACAAGTTCGGCGCGATCACGTCCGTCGCCGAGTACCGCAACAACGTCCCGGTTGCCCCCTACGAGTACGTTGCGCCTTACATCGAGAAGGTCCAAACGGGTGACACGAGGGCGCTACTGGCGGACCCGCGCGTGTTGATGTTCGCGCTCACCAGCGGCACCACCGCCAGCCGCAAACTCATTCCCGTCACGGACGCCTACCTCGCGGCGTACCGGCGCGGGTGGAACATGTGGGGCGTGAAGATGTACCGCGACAACCGCGGTCGGCGGATCGCGATGCGCCCCATCGTGCAACTCGGCGGCGACCCGGAAGAGTTCCGCACGCCGTCGGGCATCCCGTGCGGGAATCTCTCCGGCTACACCGCGATGGTGCAGCGCCGACTCATCAAGTGGATGTACACGGTGCCGCACGTGACCGGCAAAATCAAGGACGCGAAGGCGCGCTATTACGTCGCCCTGCGATTCTCGATCGGTCGGAACGTGTCGCAACTGATGGCCGCCAACCCGAGCACGTTGGTTCAACTGGCCCGCACGCTCGACGCGGAGAAAGAATCGCTCCTGCGCGACCTCCACAACGGCACGCTCCGCGACGATCTCGATATCAGCCCGGAGATTCGCGCCTATCTCGCTCCGCGCGCGAAGAAGAACCCGGCCCGCGCGAATGAACTGAGCACGATTGCGGGGAAACTGGGCCGCTTGTACCCGATGGACGTGTGGCCCACAGAGGCGACCGTTATCAACACGTGGACCGGCGGGAGCATGGGGCCGTACCTGCGGCAACTGCCGCAATACTACGGCGAGCCGCCGGTTCACGACCTGGGGTTACTCGCGAGTGAGGGGCGGTTCACGATCCCGCTTTCGGGCGGCACCGCGAGTGGCGTACTCGATATCTGGTCGCACTACTTCGAGTTCATTCCCGAAGGCGAGATCGACTCCCCCCAACCGACGGTGCTCGGCGCGCACGAACTCCGAGAAGGCGGCAGCTACTTTATCCTGCCGACCACCGCATACGGGCTGTACCGCTACCACATTTCGGACCTTGTTCGCGTGACGGGCTTCCAGGGCAAAACGCCGCTCGTCGAGTTTCTGGGCAAGGGGAACCGGTTCGCGAACCTGACCGGCGAGAAACTGAGCGAGTACCACGTCACAAAGGCGATGGACGCGGTCGCACAGCGCATCAATCAGCCGATCACGGCGTACAGTGTGAGCCCCGTGTGGGACGAGAAGCAGCCCTACTACGCGATCTTCCTCGAAGAACCGGACGTCGCCAACGAGCCCGTGCTCAAACACTTCTTGGCCGAGTTCGACAAGCAACTCGGTGTCGAGAACGTGGAGTACGCGGCGAAGCGCGAGAGCGGGCGCCTCGGTCCTCTGCGCGCGATGGTGATTGCCGCGGGCACGTGGGCGAAGTGGGACCGCGACCGGCTATCACAAACCGGCGGGTCGCCGGAGCAGTACAAGCACCCGTGTCTGATCGGTGACCTGAAGTTCCGCGACACAATGACTGTGCTGCGCGAGGTCGTGTAG
- a CDS encoding M20/M25/M40 family metallo-hydrolase, producing MQFDTAAAVQRLVRFLGINAITGHEAPIGKELVAALKEVGVPAKAISFDDAHTRIPEPTPIGNLIVKLPGTGKKSAKPILFMTHMDTVPLCAGAKPKVVGKRVVNELEGTTALGGDNRTGCAVLVTLAAELIKQNLPHPPITMLFTVREESGLFGAKHLNPTDLGGPVVGFNFDGRSAADVIIGAIGADRWTVDIRGKAAHAGVAPEKGISATMVLALAMAEVYEGGWFGKVVKDGREGTSNVGSVGTLDGKSAGDATNVVTDFVHVKGESRSHDAKFVREITAAFKAAFTNAASKVKDHEGRTAKLKFTSRLDYVPFRLKSDAPVIKLAESAVRTLGREPNLRVTNGGLDANWMVKHGIPTVTFGAGQNEIHTVKEFVDLTEFESGCRVALALATAE from the coding sequence ATTCAGTTCGATACCGCCGCCGCGGTTCAGCGGCTCGTGCGGTTCCTCGGAATCAACGCAATCACCGGGCACGAAGCGCCCATCGGAAAAGAGCTGGTCGCGGCACTCAAGGAAGTCGGCGTGCCGGCGAAGGCCATCAGCTTCGACGACGCCCACACGCGCATCCCGGAGCCGACGCCGATCGGCAACCTCATCGTGAAGTTGCCCGGCACCGGCAAGAAGAGCGCGAAGCCGATTCTGTTCATGACGCACATGGACACCGTTCCGCTGTGCGCCGGGGCGAAGCCGAAAGTAGTCGGCAAGCGCGTCGTGAACGAACTCGAAGGCACCACCGCCCTCGGCGGCGACAACCGCACCGGGTGCGCGGTGCTGGTTACACTCGCGGCCGAACTCATCAAGCAGAACCTCCCGCACCCGCCGATCACGATGCTGTTCACGGTCCGCGAGGAGAGCGGGCTGTTCGGCGCGAAGCACCTGAACCCGACCGACCTCGGCGGCCCGGTCGTGGGCTTCAACTTCGACGGGCGCAGCGCCGCGGACGTCATCATCGGCGCCATCGGTGCGGACCGCTGGACCGTGGACATTCGCGGGAAGGCCGCGCACGCGGGCGTGGCCCCCGAAAAAGGCATCTCCGCGACGATGGTGCTGGCACTGGCGATGGCCGAGGTTTACGAGGGCGGGTGGTTCGGCAAGGTCGTGAAGGACGGGCGCGAGGGGACGAGCAACGTGGGTTCGGTCGGTACGCTTGATGGCAAGAGCGCGGGCGACGCGACCAACGTAGTCACCGACTTCGTTCACGTGAAGGGCGAGAGCCGCAGCCACGACGCGAAGTTCGTGCGCGAGATCACGGCCGCGTTCAAGGCCGCGTTCACCAACGCCGCGTCGAAGGTGAAGGACCACGAGGGCCGCACCGCGAAGCTGAAGTTTACCTCCCGCCTGGATTACGTCCCGTTCCGGCTGAAGTCCGATGCACCGGTAATTAAGTTGGCCGAGTCCGCGGTCCGCACTTTGGGCCGCGAGCCGAACTTGCGCGTGACCAATGGCGGGCTCGACGCGAACTGGATGGTGAAACACGGTATCCCGACCGTGACCTTCGGCGCGGGCCAGAACGAGATTCACACCGTGAAAGAGTTCGTGGACCTGACCGAGTTCGAGAGCGGCTGCCGCGTGGCACTGGCGCTCGCGACTGCGGAGTGA
- a CDS encoding general stress protein gives MKKATANAVVGVFYTRSEAESAIRDLRAAGFADDSIGMIARDAEGNMVNERNNETLAGEGAAAGAVVGAGAGALVGLGVLAGTIPVIGPVLAIGTLGTVLLNAAGGAAILGLVGALIGVGIPEDDARYYESEVHGGRFLVTVEAGNRQAEAWTTLHRAGGYNRTTPALNASV, from the coding sequence ATGAAGAAGGCAACAGCGAACGCCGTGGTCGGCGTCTTTTACACTCGTTCGGAAGCCGAGTCCGCGATCCGCGACCTGCGCGCTGCGGGGTTCGCCGACGACAGCATCGGTATGATCGCGCGCGACGCTGAAGGCAACATGGTAAACGAGCGGAACAATGAAACCCTCGCCGGCGAAGGGGCTGCGGCCGGTGCGGTTGTCGGTGCCGGGGCCGGGGCTCTCGTGGGCCTGGGCGTCCTGGCGGGCACGATTCCGGTGATCGGGCCGGTACTGGCGATCGGTACGCTGGGCACCGTGCTGCTCAACGCGGCCGGTGGCGCGGCCATTCTGGGTCTGGTCGGTGCGCTGATCGGCGTGGGCATCCCGGAAGATGATGCTCGGTACTACGAGTCCGAAGTTCACGGGGGCCGGTTCCTCGTGACCGTGGAAGCCGGGAACCGTCAGGCCGAAGCGTGGACGACACTGCACCGCGCGGGCGGTTACAACCGCACCACGCCGGCGCTCAACGCCTCGGTGTAA
- the accC gene encoding acetyl-CoA carboxylase biotin carboxylase subunit, with translation MFNRILVANRGEIALRVIRACHDLNIEAVAVYSEADRGAPWLDHADQTVCIGPAVSAESYLKIPRIIAAAEKTGSQAIHPGYGFLSENSRFAEQCRASGIDFIGPSVDAMDRLGNKDKSKTVARAAKVPTVPGSDGLIESEEEAKRFARNVGYPVLVKASAGGGGRGMRVARDEAELVTGLAAARAEAEAAFKDGSVFLEKYLDRPRHVEVQLIGDQHGNVIHLFERDCSLQRRHQKLVEESPSPNLPDKVRQEMCAAAVRLAKEANYYNAGTCEFLVDQQNNFYFIEVNARVQVEHPVTELVTGVDIIREQIRVAAGEKLRFTQKDIQQRGCAIEVRINAEDPANDFRGSPGVVKTWRPPGGPGVRLDSHVCAGYRVPSNYDSMVAKLLVHQPTRAEAFAVMRRCLREFVVEGIHTTIPILKTIFDNPQFIEGKVDTTFIERVLLPRTE, from the coding sequence ATGTTCAACCGGATTCTTGTCGCCAACCGCGGGGAGATCGCGCTGCGGGTGATCCGCGCGTGTCACGATCTCAACATCGAGGCGGTCGCGGTCTATTCGGAAGCCGATCGCGGCGCGCCGTGGTTGGACCACGCCGACCAGACCGTGTGCATCGGCCCGGCCGTTTCCGCCGAGAGCTACCTCAAGATCCCGCGGATCATCGCCGCGGCTGAAAAAACCGGCTCGCAGGCTATTCACCCCGGTTACGGGTTCCTCTCCGAGAACAGCCGGTTCGCGGAGCAGTGCCGCGCGTCCGGCATCGATTTCATCGGGCCGTCCGTGGACGCGATGGACCGGCTCGGGAACAAAGACAAATCAAAGACGGTGGCGAGAGCCGCGAAGGTACCCACCGTCCCCGGGAGCGACGGGTTAATCGAGTCCGAGGAGGAGGCGAAGCGGTTCGCCCGGAACGTCGGGTACCCGGTGCTGGTCAAAGCGTCCGCCGGGGGCGGGGGGCGCGGGATGCGCGTCGCCCGTGACGAGGCGGAACTCGTGACCGGGTTGGCCGCGGCGCGGGCCGAGGCCGAGGCCGCGTTCAAAGACGGCAGCGTGTTCCTGGAAAAGTACCTCGACCGCCCGCGGCACGTCGAGGTGCAACTCATCGGCGACCAGCACGGGAACGTGATTCACCTGTTCGAGCGCGACTGCTCGCTCCAGCGCCGGCACCAAAAGCTGGTGGAGGAATCACCGTCGCCGAACTTGCCGGACAAGGTGCGCCAGGAGATGTGTGCGGCGGCCGTGCGGCTCGCGAAGGAGGCCAACTATTACAACGCGGGCACCTGCGAGTTCCTCGTGGACCAGCAGAACAACTTCTACTTCATCGAGGTGAACGCCCGCGTGCAGGTGGAGCACCCGGTCACGGAACTGGTGACCGGGGTGGACATCATCCGCGAGCAGATCCGGGTGGCCGCCGGCGAGAAACTGCGCTTTACTCAGAAGGACATCCAGCAGCGCGGGTGCGCGATCGAGGTGCGCATCAACGCGGAAGACCCGGCCAACGACTTCCGCGGGAGCCCCGGCGTGGTGAAGACCTGGCGCCCGCCCGGCGGACCGGGCGTGCGGCTCGACTCTCACGTGTGCGCCGGGTACCGCGTGCCGTCCAACTACGACAGCATGGTGGCGAAGTTGCTCGTTCACCAGCCGACGCGGGCCGAGGCGTTCGCGGTGATGCGGCGCTGTCTGCGCGAGTTCGTGGTCGAGGGCATTCACACCACGATCCCGATTCTGAAGACCATTTTTGACAACCCGCAGTTCATCGAAGGGAAGGTGGACACCACCTTCATCGAGCGCGTGTTGCTCCCTCGCACCGAGTAA
- the accB gene encoding acetyl-CoA carboxylase biotin carboxyl carrier protein — protein MADDKRDAPRPFDVKTVEYLLKLMTEHDLGEVDLTEGEQRIRLRKRAAMVAPPVAYAPAPVAPVAPAVAYAPAPSAPAAAPAGTAAPAPSAASKNYLEIKSPMVGTFYIKPDPKKPDFVTVGAKVNAKTVVCTIEAMKTYNPVTADCAGTIAEICVQGGDFVEYGTVLFRVDPS, from the coding sequence GTGGCCGACGACAAACGGGATGCGCCCCGGCCGTTCGATGTCAAGACGGTCGAGTACCTCCTGAAGCTCATGACCGAGCACGACCTCGGTGAAGTCGATTTGACGGAGGGGGAACAGCGCATCCGGCTCCGCAAGCGCGCCGCGATGGTCGCCCCACCGGTCGCTTACGCCCCGGCTCCGGTCGCGCCCGTGGCCCCGGCGGTGGCTTATGCTCCCGCCCCCAGTGCCCCGGCCGCAGCTCCCGCGGGAACTGCGGCCCCGGCCCCATCTGCGGCGTCCAAGAACTACCTCGAGATCAAGTCGCCGATGGTCGGCACGTTCTACATCAAGCCCGACCCGAAGAAGCCCGACTTCGTGACGGTCGGCGCGAAGGTGAACGCCAAGACCGTCGTCTGCACGATCGAGGCGATGAAGACGTACAACCCCGTGACTGCCGACTGTGCCGGCACCATTGCCGAGATCTGCGTTCAGGGCGGGGATTTCGTCGAGTACGGCACCGTTCTGTTCCGGGTCGACCCTTCCTAA
- a CDS encoding M24 family metallopeptidase — MNYIQQRRATLNQTLKARGFDGFLVTGAANVTYMSGFTGEDSFYAVLPKTHVIISDTRFEEQIKEECSDLDVVIRSHNKTTLEAAAETLTKSGAKTVGVEGNRITLGDLEALKQFAPKITFVPVEGTVEVQRAVKDPGEVEKIREAVRVAERGFRMFVATLREADTEKDMVDALEGYVRRAGARSTSFPPIVAVGERGALPHAPPTARQLGEGSKLLVDWGADLLYKSDITRTLKSPFGTSPSRRNKMERVGYDFEKLYAVVLAAQNAAMATIRHGVKAKDVDAAARKVIANAKFDKYPDLKLGDFFTHGLGHGIGLEIHEAPRIRANSEDVLEAGMVVTIEPGIYLPGWGGIRIEDDVLITHDGCKLLTTLSREPVTLNVG; from the coding sequence ATGAACTACATCCAACAACGCCGAGCTACTCTGAATCAAACACTCAAGGCGCGGGGGTTCGACGGATTCCTCGTCACCGGTGCGGCAAACGTGACGTACATGAGCGGGTTCACGGGGGAGGACAGCTTCTACGCCGTCCTGCCGAAGACCCACGTCATTATTAGTGACACGCGCTTCGAGGAGCAGATCAAGGAAGAGTGCTCGGACCTGGACGTGGTGATCCGTTCGCACAACAAAACGACGCTCGAAGCCGCCGCCGAGACGCTGACCAAGTCCGGCGCGAAAACGGTCGGCGTCGAGGGGAACCGGATCACGCTCGGCGACCTGGAGGCACTCAAGCAGTTCGCTCCGAAGATCACGTTCGTCCCGGTCGAAGGCACCGTCGAAGTGCAGCGCGCGGTAAAAGACCCGGGCGAAGTGGAAAAGATCCGCGAGGCCGTGCGCGTGGCCGAACGCGGGTTCCGCATGTTCGTCGCGACGCTCCGCGAGGCCGACACCGAAAAGGACATGGTGGACGCGCTCGAGGGCTACGTGCGGCGCGCCGGCGCCCGGAGCACGTCGTTCCCGCCGATCGTGGCCGTGGGCGAGCGCGGCGCGCTGCCCCACGCTCCCCCCACCGCCCGGCAACTCGGTGAGGGCAGCAAGTTGCTCGTCGATTGGGGCGCGGACCTGCTGTACAAGTCCGACATCACGCGGACGCTGAAGAGCCCGTTCGGTACCTCGCCGAGCCGCCGCAACAAGATGGAGCGCGTGGGCTACGACTTCGAGAAACTGTACGCGGTGGTGCTCGCGGCCCAAAACGCGGCGATGGCGACGATCCGGCACGGCGTCAAGGCGAAGGACGTGGACGCGGCCGCTCGCAAGGTGATCGCGAACGCCAAGTTCGACAAGTACCCGGACCTCAAGCTCGGCGACTTCTTCACCCACGGCCTCGGCCACGGGATCGGCCTGGAAATTCACGAAGCGCCCCGCATCCGGGCCAACTCGGAAGACGTGCTCGAGGCCGGCATGGTCGTCACCATCGAGCCGGGCATTTACCTCCCCGGTTGGGGCGGCATCCGCATCGAAGACGACGTTCTCATCACCCACGACGGGTGCAAGCTCCTCACCACGCTTTCCCGCGAACCCGTGACCCTGAACGTGGGCTGA
- a CDS encoding PH domain-containing protein — translation MTAHQQTSDPAQADRIWFGYHPRTLAPTIAIVAVVSFITWTGRWYLDHLSELANRLGVLALFAIAWGPWPVLGAVFLYRTVTYSYRLTDRALIVDFGFWHRPVPPVLLAEITGVRTGSTVLRRALGVGWIEVRTAGRLLRLTGVRKPEEMAERIRAATTTNK, via the coding sequence GTGACGGCACATCAGCAAACGAGCGACCCCGCGCAGGCGGACCGAATATGGTTCGGCTACCACCCGCGAACGCTGGCACCGACTATCGCGATTGTCGCAGTGGTATCGTTTATAACGTGGACCGGGCGGTGGTACCTGGACCACCTGTCGGAACTCGCGAACCGATTAGGGGTGCTGGCCCTGTTCGCGATCGCGTGGGGGCCGTGGCCCGTGCTGGGAGCGGTGTTCCTGTACCGCACCGTGACCTACTCGTACCGCCTCACGGACCGCGCGCTGATCGTCGATTTCGGCTTCTGGCACCGCCCCGTTCCGCCCGTGCTTCTGGCCGAAATTACCGGTGTGCGCACCGGTTCAACGGTACTCCGCCGCGCGTTAGGGGTGGGGTGGATCGAAGTTCGTACTGCGGGACGCCTCTTGCGACTGACGGGCGTTCGCAAACCCGAAGAGATGGCCGAGCGCATCCGCGCCGCGACCACAACAAACAAATAA